One window from the genome of Roseomonas haemaphysalidis encodes:
- a CDS encoding AsmA family protein: MPRRLAWILLPLFAVLVAGWLLLGKADLGPLAARAGGAWLGRPVALGSLHLTPGRWIALRLTDGRLEGLPGGAPLFQVGRLQAEVDALSLLRGPVMVRRLEADGLRLTLERDAAGRGNWVFGDPATTAGTSNGRAGFPTLPAAMLRDAALDYRTRAGKLLHVRLAEAALHAADPAAPARLTAQGQYNDVPVTLDAALGSFDALHDAAHPFPAEVALRSDGTALNFRGSLTDPLNLDGADGTLALDAPDLAALLRIAGTQTEDRTPPLRLTGTLQKQGNRWHWSALAGALGPAAIAGQSLTLVEGQDGAADAVTAVLDFDRLDLDRLLAGDGGSGADVTLAVDRAPGTLLDLRLTARRLDYGAVSATDARLAATLRPGRLAVEQLALNYLGGHIAASGQVSNEYVQADAQANGVQASALRRLLGLGDLPLSGALDARAALEARGGTLNAAARAAHASAVVRMQGGGIGRRVLELVSTDIRGLFRTAGGSSPVSCLLAVVDLRGAEATLAPLRLRARDGTVSGHGTVDLRRRRIDLTIGTEPATTGTLALDVPVRVSGALDDPSIRPAIWTAEGRAALNAAGAVSRLLPALRPFARESPCLSR; the protein is encoded by the coding sequence GTGCCACGCCGCCTCGCCTGGATACTGCTGCCCTTGTTCGCCGTGCTCGTTGCCGGCTGGCTGTTGTTGGGGAAGGCCGATCTCGGCCCGCTGGCCGCCCGGGCCGGCGGCGCCTGGCTGGGGCGGCCGGTGGCCTTGGGCTCGCTGCACCTCACCCCGGGGCGGTGGATCGCGCTGCGGCTGACCGACGGCCGGCTGGAGGGCCTGCCGGGTGGCGCCCCGCTGTTCCAGGTGGGCCGGTTGCAGGCCGAGGTGGATGCCCTTTCCCTGCTGCGCGGCCCCGTGATGGTCCGCCGGCTGGAAGCCGATGGGCTGCGCCTGACCCTGGAGCGCGATGCCGCCGGCCGTGGCAACTGGGTGTTCGGCGACCCGGCGACCACGGCCGGGACGAGCAATGGCCGCGCCGGATTTCCCACCCTGCCGGCGGCCATGCTGCGCGATGCCGCCCTCGATTACCGCACCCGCGCCGGCAAGCTGCTGCATGTGCGGCTGGCCGAGGCCGCGCTCCATGCCGCGGACCCGGCGGCGCCGGCCCGCCTGACGGCGCAGGGGCAATACAATGATGTGCCGGTGACGCTGGATGCCGCGTTGGGCTCCTTCGATGCCCTGCACGACGCAGCGCATCCCTTCCCCGCCGAGGTCGCGTTACGGTCCGACGGCACGGCGCTGAACTTCCGTGGCAGCCTCACCGATCCGTTGAACCTGGATGGCGCCGACGGGACGCTGGCGCTGGACGCCCCGGACCTTGCCGCGCTGCTGCGCATCGCCGGCACGCAAACCGAGGACCGCACGCCGCCCCTGCGGTTGACCGGCACCCTGCAGAAGCAGGGCAACCGGTGGCACTGGTCGGCGCTGGCCGGCGCGCTGGGCCCCGCCGCCATTGCCGGGCAGTCGCTGACCCTGGTGGAAGGCCAGGATGGCGCCGCCGACGCGGTCACGGCCGTGCTGGACTTCGACCGCCTGGACCTCGACCGCCTGCTGGCCGGCGATGGCGGCAGCGGCGCCGACGTCACCCTTGCCGTGGACCGGGCGCCCGGCACCCTGCTGGACCTCCGCCTCACCGCCCGGCGGCTGGATTACGGCGCGGTATCCGCCACCGATGCCCGCCTCGCCGCCACGCTGCGGCCCGGACGACTGGCGGTGGAGCAACTGGCTTTGAACTACCTGGGTGGCCACATCGCAGCCAGCGGCCAAGTGAGCAACGAGTACGTGCAGGCCGATGCCCAGGCGAACGGCGTGCAGGCCAGTGCGCTGCGCCGGCTGCTCGGCCTCGGCGACCTGCCGTTGTCGGGTGCGCTGGATGCGCGCGCGGCGCTGGAAGCGCGGGGCGGCACGCTGAACGCGGCGGCGCGCGCGGCCCATGCCTCCGCCGTGGTGCGAATGCAGGGCGGCGGCATCGGCCGACGGGTGCTGGAGCTGGTTTCCACCGACATCCGGGGCCTGTTCCGCACGGCCGGGGGCAGCAGCCCGGTCAGCTGCCTGCTGGCGGTGGTGGACCTGCGGGGCGCCGAGGCCACGCTGGCACCGCTGCGGCTGCGGGCCCGCGACGGCACGGTCAGCGGCCACGGCACGGTCGACCTGCGGCGCCGGCGCATCGACCTGACCATCGGCACCGAACCCGCCACCACCGGCACGCTGGCGCTGGACGTACCCGTACGGGTCAGCGGTGCGCTGGATGACCCCAGCATCCGCCCGGCCATCTGGACGGCGGAAGGCAGGGCCGCGCTGAATGCCGCCGGCGCGGTGAGCCGCCTGCTACCGGCGCTGCGTCCCTTTGCCCGTGAAAGCCCCTGCCTGTCGCGTTAG
- a CDS encoding ABC transporter substrate-binding protein → MRAPFVLLAALLAGIAPGRPGMAQTRDEIRIGLQTETSSIDPHFALVGANQTVAQHVFDPMLSADRALRPVPGLTSVSNPEPDIWQFTIREGARFHDGTPVTADDILFSLERMPKVPGSPAPFIRMQAAVTEVQVVDARTIRLRSRGTDPAVVLNAMTAYVVPAHVARDATTADFNSGRAAIGSGPWRFRGWQPGTAIALDRNDDYWGEKPDFARASLRPIANDAARLAALLAGDLDLIDAVPPGELARLRNNRSVGVSSSTSSRLIYLALDQSGDTTPFVSGRDGRPLAHNPLRDARVRRALSAGINRQAIVDRILSGAARPAGQLAVEGQVGFAPDLAAPAFDVAEAKRLLADAGFPDGFRITLHSPNNRYIEDDKTAQAVAQFWTRIGIETRVEVMPSNVFFTRAGKREFSAFLIGFGHTTGDSWLGLSQVLRTYDQTRGYGALNRGRYSNPRFDALIDQARGIPDLDQRGALLRQAQEIAFRDDAGIIPLHVPNNTWAHRNGLSYEAGLDESTLAQHLKVVR, encoded by the coding sequence ATGCGTGCCCCCTTTGTGCTGCTTGCCGCGCTGCTGGCCGGCATCGCCCCCGGCCGGCCGGGCATGGCCCAGACGCGAGACGAGATCCGCATCGGGCTGCAAACGGAAACATCCTCCATCGACCCGCATTTCGCCCTGGTCGGTGCCAACCAGACGGTGGCCCAGCACGTTTTCGACCCGATGCTATCGGCCGACCGCGCGCTGCGCCCGGTTCCGGGCCTGACCAGCGTCAGCAACCCCGAACCCGACATCTGGCAGTTCACCATCCGCGAAGGCGCCCGCTTCCACGACGGCACGCCCGTGACGGCGGACGACATCCTGTTTTCGCTGGAGCGCATGCCCAAGGTGCCCGGCAGCCCCGCACCCTTCATCCGCATGCAGGCGGCGGTGACGGAGGTGCAGGTGGTCGATGCCCGCACCATCCGCCTGCGCTCGCGCGGCACGGACCCGGCGGTGGTGCTCAATGCCATGACGGCCTACGTGGTGCCCGCGCATGTGGCGCGGGATGCGACGACGGCGGACTTCAACAGCGGCCGCGCGGCCATCGGCTCCGGCCCCTGGCGTTTCCGTGGCTGGCAGCCGGGCACCGCCATCGCCCTGGACCGCAACGACGACTACTGGGGCGAGAAGCCGGACTTCGCGCGCGCCAGCCTGCGGCCGATCGCCAACGATGCGGCCCGCCTGGCCGCATTGCTGGCCGGCGACCTGGACCTGATCGACGCCGTGCCGCCGGGCGAGCTGGCGCGGCTGCGGAACAACCGCTCCGTCGGTGTGTCGTCTTCCACCTCGTCACGGCTGATCTACCTGGCGCTGGACCAGTCCGGCGACACGACGCCCTTTGTGTCCGGTCGGGACGGCAGGCCGCTCGCGCACAACCCGCTACGCGACGCACGGGTGCGGCGCGCATTGTCGGCTGGCATCAACCGCCAGGCGATCGTCGATCGCATACTGTCCGGCGCCGCCCGGCCGGCCGGCCAGCTCGCGGTGGAGGGCCAGGTGGGCTTCGCGCCGGACCTCGCCGCGCCGGCCTTCGATGTGGCGGAGGCCAAGCGGCTGCTCGCCGACGCCGGCTTCCCCGACGGCTTCCGCATCACCCTGCATTCGCCCAACAACCGCTACATCGAGGACGACAAGACGGCCCAGGCCGTGGCGCAGTTCTGGACGCGCATCGGCATCGAAACACGGGTGGAGGTGATGCCCTCCAACGTGTTCTTCACCCGCGCCGGCAAGCGGGAGTTCTCCGCCTTTCTGATCGGCTTCGGCCACACCACCGGCGACAGCTGGCTGGGCCTGTCCCAGGTGCTGCGGACATACGACCAGACGCGCGGCTACGGCGCCCTGAATCGCGGCCGCTATTCCAACCCGCGCTTTGATGCGCTGATCGATCAGGCACGCGGCATCCCGGATCTCGACCAGCGCGGCGCGCTGCTGCGCCAGGCGCAGGAGATCGCGTTCCGCGACGATGCCGGCATCATTCCGCTGCACGTGCCCAACAACACCTGGGCGCACCGCAACGGGCTTTCCTACGAGGCCGGGCTGGATGAAAGCACCCTGGCGCAGCACCTGAAGGTCGTCCGCTGA
- a CDS encoding CocE/NonD family hydrolase, giving the protein MHNRIEHMVPCRDGVRLATDVYLPQGDGPFPVILERTPYGKREVSRSERTAADPSPAKREEIAQHFVSHGYAVVYQDCRGRYGSEGEFVKYLADGEDGFDCCAWIVEQPWCNGRIGTMGLSYAAHTQASLGCLNPPGLAAQILDSGGFSDAWQGGIRRGGAFELKQATWAFNQGRLAPETLADPVRANAFAAEDLHAWFARWPWKPGHSPVRHAPDYEDYLFEQWTEGAFGPFWQKLGIFAMGWHDRYADVPMVHMSSWYDPYPRTAVENFTGLRDAGRGTPSLILGPWTHGNRSQTAFGEVEFGPDATVDSWAGDWRAFRLRFFDRWLKGVANGVEAEPRVRVFVMGGGSGRRNGAGLLEHGGHWREASDWPLPGTVFTDFHLQPDGGLRPEPPAADAVPISWTADPAHPVPTIGGAITSMEPLISGGPYDQREREGMFAHRAPFLPLASRPDVVVFQTAPLDADVTVIGPVVADLWVASDVPDTDITAKLVDLHPPSGDYPQGFAMNVTEGILRLRYRDDRENPRPLQPGMPVRVTVELFPTANLFKAGHRIRLDIASSEFPHYDLNPQTGEPEGAWRRMRVAENTIFVDAARTSRLVLPVVPATTE; this is encoded by the coding sequence ATGCACAACCGCATCGAACACATGGTTCCCTGCCGCGACGGCGTGCGGCTGGCGACGGACGTCTACCTCCCGCAGGGCGATGGCCCCTTCCCCGTCATTCTGGAACGCACCCCCTACGGCAAGCGGGAGGTTTCGCGGTCCGAGCGCACTGCCGCGGACCCGAGCCCCGCCAAGCGCGAGGAGATCGCGCAGCACTTCGTGTCGCACGGCTACGCCGTGGTGTATCAGGACTGCCGTGGCCGCTACGGCAGCGAAGGCGAGTTCGTGAAGTACCTCGCCGATGGCGAGGACGGCTTCGACTGCTGCGCCTGGATCGTGGAGCAGCCGTGGTGCAACGGCCGCATCGGCACCATGGGGCTGAGCTACGCCGCGCATACCCAGGCCAGCCTGGGTTGCCTGAATCCACCCGGGCTCGCCGCGCAGATCCTGGACTCCGGCGGCTTCTCCGACGCCTGGCAGGGCGGCATCCGCCGGGGCGGTGCCTTTGAGCTGAAGCAGGCGACCTGGGCCTTCAACCAGGGCCGGCTGGCGCCGGAAACCCTGGCCGACCCGGTGCGCGCCAATGCCTTCGCGGCCGAGGACCTGCATGCCTGGTTCGCCCGCTGGCCCTGGAAGCCGGGGCATTCCCCGGTGCGCCATGCGCCGGACTACGAGGACTACCTCTTCGAGCAATGGACGGAGGGCGCCTTCGGACCCTTCTGGCAAAAGCTCGGCATCTTCGCGATGGGCTGGCACGACCGCTACGCCGACGTGCCGATGGTCCACATGTCTTCCTGGTACGACCCCTATCCCCGCACGGCGGTGGAGAACTTCACCGGGCTGCGCGACGCCGGGCGGGGCACGCCCTCGCTGATCCTCGGCCCCTGGACCCATGGCAACCGCAGCCAGACGGCCTTCGGCGAGGTGGAGTTCGGCCCCGATGCCACGGTCGATTCCTGGGCCGGCGACTGGCGCGCCTTTCGCCTGCGCTTCTTCGACCGCTGGCTGAAGGGCGTGGCCAACGGCGTGGAGGCGGAGCCGCGCGTGCGGGTCTTCGTCATGGGCGGCGGCAGCGGGCGGCGGAATGGCGCCGGGCTGCTGGAACATGGCGGCCATTGGCGCGAAGCATCCGACTGGCCGTTGCCCGGCACCGTGTTCACCGACTTCCACCTGCAGCCCGATGGCGGGTTGCGTCCCGAGCCGCCCGCCGCCGATGCCGTGCCGATCAGCTGGACCGCGGACCCGGCCCACCCGGTGCCGACGATCGGCGGCGCCATCACCTCCATGGAGCCCTTGATCTCCGGCGGTCCCTATGACCAGCGGGAGCGCGAAGGGATGTTCGCCCACCGCGCGCCGTTCCTGCCCCTGGCGTCCCGCCCCGACGTGGTGGTGTTCCAGACCGCGCCGCTGGACGCGGACGTGACCGTGATCGGCCCCGTGGTGGCCGACCTTTGGGTGGCCAGCGACGTGCCGGACACCGACATCACCGCCAAGCTGGTGGACCTGCACCCGCCCAGCGGCGACTACCCCCAGGGCTTCGCGATGAACGTCACGGAAGGCATCCTGCGTCTGCGCTACCGCGACGACCGCGAAAACCCCCGCCCGCTGCAGCCCGGCATGCCGGTGCGCGTGACCGTGGAGCTGTTTCCCACCGCCAACCTGTTCAAGGCCGGGCATCGCATCCGGCTGGACATCGCGTCCTCGGAGTTCCCGCACTACGACCTCAACCCGCAGACCGGCGAGCCGGAAGGCGCTTGGCGGCGCATGCGGGTGGCGGAAAACACGATCTTCGTGGATGCCGCACGCACCTCGCGCCTGGTGCTGCCGGTGGTGCCCGCGACGACGGAATGA